A genomic region of Armatimonadota bacterium contains the following coding sequences:
- a CDS encoding 2-hydroxy-3-oxopropionate reductase has product MNRERIGFIGLGIMGKPMARNLLRAGFPLTVHNRSRAPVEEMVAAGARDGGSPRGVAEASDIVITMLPDSPDVQQVVLGPDGVLEGLRADGVLVDMSTISPLVTREIAQAVRARGAHMLDAPVSGGERGAIEATLSIMVGGPAEVVARVRPVFEALGKNIVHIGDIGAGQVAKACNQIVVALTIQAVSEALTLAAKAGVDPARVRQALLGGFAQSRVLELHGQRMLDRNFTPGFRVRLHQKDLNIALSAGKSLGVPLPATAVVQEAFTALRGLDRSDWDHSALVTLLETLAGVEVRAPS; this is encoded by the coding sequence GTGAACCGCGAGCGCATCGGATTCATCGGGCTGGGGATCATGGGCAAGCCCATGGCCCGCAACCTGCTGCGGGCGGGGTTCCCGCTGACCGTGCACAATCGCAGTCGCGCGCCGGTGGAGGAGATGGTGGCGGCCGGCGCCCGGGACGGCGGCTCGCCCCGCGGGGTGGCCGAGGCCAGCGACATCGTCATCACCATGCTGCCGGATTCCCCGGACGTGCAGCAGGTGGTCCTGGGTCCCGACGGCGTGCTGGAGGGGCTGCGGGCGGACGGCGTGCTGGTGGACATGAGCACCATCTCGCCCCTGGTGACCCGCGAGATCGCCCAGGCGGTGCGCGCACGCGGCGCCCACATGCTGGACGCGCCGGTCAGCGGCGGCGAACGCGGCGCGATCGAGGCCACCCTGTCCATCATGGTGGGCGGGCCGGCGGAGGTGGTGGCCCGCGTGCGGCCGGTCTTCGAGGCGTTGGGCAAGAACATCGTGCACATCGGCGACATCGGGGCCGGGCAGGTGGCCAAGGCGTGCAACCAGATCGTGGTGGCGCTGACCATCCAGGCGGTAAGCGAGGCCCTCACCCTGGCGGCCAAGGCGGGGGTGGATCCCGCCCGGGTGCGCCAGGCGCTGCTGGGCGGGTTCGCCCAGAGCCGCGTCCTGGAACTGCACGGCCAGCGGATGCTGGACCGCAACTTCACCCCGGGGTTCCGGGTGCGCCTGCACCAGAAAGACCTGAACATCGCCCTGTCGGCGGGCAAGTCCCTGGGCGTGCCGCTGCCGGCCACCGCGGTGGTGCAGGAAGCCTTCACGGCGCTGCGGGGGCTGGACCGCAGCGACTGGGACCACTCGGCGCTGGTGACCCTGCTGGAGACCCTGGCGGGGGTGGAGGTGCGGGCCCCGTCCTGA